Proteins encoded in a region of the Pseudomonas denitrificans (nom. rej.) genome:
- a CDS encoding LuxR C-terminal-related transcriptional regulator, with the protein MSAQFSAASATGTAPLRILSSKFATPSVSASHLPRQHLLEQMEQSSARLILIRAAAGFGKTTLLQQYRERCLAQERQVLWLNLDAADNDLQRFVAHLANGLRQLDATPTGEPQGLSQQMQTLLEELSDRTRPFALLLDEFEAIHNPAVLNFVQQLIDTLPPCGVLVLASRSTPDIGLGRIRARGQLLEFNPGALRFSLDEATRFIRDKRELPLRDAEIATLYRCTEGWITAIYLASLSLQGRNDHAAFVSSFSGSNLELAEYLTEDILARQSEACRQFLLLTSVLDQLCVPLCNAVTGGQDGQEMLAYLERANLFLFPLDSEHQWFRYHSLFASYLRDALQRSYPGHAARLHQLAAQWYLAEQRPVPAIDHLLQAGARDEAALHLTRHVGEFMDVGRSRLLLRWLDQIPPQTLQRYPNLCLGYSWTLALHRRYTDALASIALIRGATEDGEQPLALEAETIRCLLFALTDQVEACCEAGLAHIQRIPDEEQFQYGVIANCLGYSLVSTGRYEEARRLLSRAILRCSQSRTQSMGSVASCLEGALDMIQGRLGNAVARLQAAFPTQTTGGAEKILAGRPSLEITLSIALYETDALDEVEQLLGEVLPHAKESSPPDSLISCHVLLARVALLKGDRDAWLRLLADLEQIGQQSGSARVICSAWLERARAATLENRLESARQSLRYAELHGDWERPGILLHGNDVDTPSIARFRLRIAQGDCEDTERELREAMAEANTRQHHRRELKLRLLHALALSALERTEESFEALSEALRFASHEGFMRTFLDEGPRLGGLLQRWAVPHQAQSRALGIEPRFLTTLLQRFVGHGETPSNGQVPGAAGEGLTTREIQVIRLLAAGHRNKVIAEKMFLSEFTVKSHLRNINAKLGAQGRTEAVAIARARGLLD; encoded by the coding sequence ATGTCTGCCCAGTTTTCCGCCGCCTCTGCCACCGGGACCGCGCCCCTGCGCATCCTGTCGAGCAAGTTCGCCACGCCGTCCGTCTCCGCCAGCCATCTGCCCCGCCAGCACCTGCTGGAGCAGATGGAGCAGTCCAGCGCGCGGCTGATCCTGATCCGCGCCGCCGCCGGCTTCGGCAAGACGACCCTCCTGCAGCAGTACCGCGAGCGCTGCCTGGCCCAGGAGCGCCAGGTGCTCTGGCTCAACCTGGATGCCGCGGACAACGACCTGCAACGCTTCGTTGCCCACCTCGCCAACGGCCTGCGCCAACTCGACGCCACGCCGACCGGCGAGCCGCAGGGCCTGTCCCAGCAGATGCAGACGCTGCTGGAAGAACTCTCCGACCGCACTCGCCCCTTCGCCCTGCTGCTGGACGAATTCGAGGCGATCCACAACCCGGCGGTGCTCAACTTCGTCCAGCAGCTGATCGACACCCTGCCGCCCTGCGGCGTACTGGTGCTGGCCTCCCGCTCGACACCGGACATCGGCCTGGGGCGCATCCGTGCCCGTGGCCAGCTGCTGGAGTTCAACCCCGGCGCGCTGCGCTTCTCCCTCGACGAGGCGACGCGCTTCATCCGCGACAAGCGCGAACTGCCGCTGCGTGACGCCGAGATCGCCACCCTCTACCGCTGTACCGAGGGCTGGATCACCGCCATCTACCTCGCCAGCCTGTCGCTGCAGGGGCGCAACGACCACGCAGCCTTCGTCTCCAGCTTCTCCGGCAGCAACCTGGAGCTGGCCGAGTACCTGACCGAGGACATCCTCGCGCGGCAGAGCGAGGCCTGCCGGCAGTTCCTCCTGCTCACCAGCGTGCTTGACCAGCTCTGCGTGCCGCTGTGCAACGCCGTCACCGGCGGGCAGGACGGCCAGGAAATGCTCGCCTACCTGGAACGCGCCAATCTGTTCCTCTTCCCCCTGGACAGCGAACACCAGTGGTTCCGCTACCACAGCCTGTTCGCCAGCTACCTGCGCGACGCCCTGCAGCGCTCCTACCCCGGCCATGCCGCACGGCTGCACCAGCTGGCGGCGCAGTGGTACCTGGCCGAGCAGCGCCCGGTGCCGGCCATCGACCACCTGCTGCAGGCCGGCGCCCGCGACGAGGCCGCGCTGCACCTGACCCGGCATGTCGGCGAATTCATGGACGTGGGCCGTTCGCGCCTGCTGCTGCGCTGGCTGGACCAGATTCCGCCGCAGACCCTGCAGCGCTATCCCAACCTCTGCCTGGGCTATTCCTGGACCCTCGCCCTGCACCGCCGCTACACCGACGCGTTGGCCAGCATCGCGCTGATCCGTGGCGCCACTGAAGATGGCGAGCAACCGCTGGCGCTGGAAGCAGAAACCATCCGCTGCCTGCTGTTCGCCCTCACCGACCAGGTGGAAGCCTGCTGCGAAGCGGGCCTGGCGCATATCCAGCGCATCCCCGATGAAGAGCAGTTCCAGTACGGCGTGATCGCCAACTGCCTGGGCTACAGCCTGGTCTCCACAGGACGCTACGAAGAGGCGCGGCGCCTGCTGTCGCGGGCGATCCTGCGCTGTTCGCAGAGCCGCACCCAGTCCATGGGCAGCGTCGCCAGCTGTCTGGAGGGCGCGCTGGACATGATCCAGGGGCGCCTGGGCAATGCCGTGGCGCGTCTGCAGGCGGCCTTCCCGACGCAAACCACGGGCGGTGCTGAGAAGATTCTCGCCGGGCGGCCGTCGCTGGAGATCACGCTGTCCATCGCACTCTACGAAACCGACGCGCTGGACGAGGTGGAGCAGCTGCTGGGCGAAGTGCTGCCCCACGCCAAGGAAAGCAGCCCGCCGGATTCACTGATTTCCTGCCATGTCCTGCTGGCCCGCGTCGCCCTGCTCAAGGGCGATCGCGACGCCTGGCTGCGCCTGCTGGCGGACCTGGAACAGATCGGCCAGCAGTCCGGCTCGGCACGGGTGATCTGCTCGGCCTGGCTGGAGCGTGCACGCGCGGCCACCCTGGAGAATCGACTGGAATCGGCCCGCCAATCCCTGCGCTATGCCGAGCTGCATGGTGACTGGGAGCGGCCGGGCATCCTGCTGCATGGCAACGACGTGGACACCCCGAGCATCGCCCGCTTCCGCCTGCGCATCGCCCAGGGCGACTGCGAGGACACCGAGCGCGAGCTGCGCGAAGCCATGGCCGAGGCCAACACCCGCCAGCACCATCGCCGCGAACTCAAGCTGCGCCTGCTGCATGCCCTCGCGCTCAGTGCCCTGGAGCGAACCGAGGAGTCCTTCGAGGCACTCAGCGAGGCGCTGCGCTTCGCCAGCCATGAAGGCTTCATGCGCACCTTCCTCGACGAGGGCCCGCGCCTGGGTGGCCTGCTGCAACGCTGGGCGGTTCCGCATCAGGCGCAGTCGCGAGCGCTGGGCATCGAGCCGCGCTTCCTCACCACCCTGCTGCAGCGCTTCGTCGGCCATGGCGAGACGCCGAGCAACGGCCAGGTACCCGGCGCTGCCGGCGAAGGCCTGACCACCCGCGAGATCCAGGTGATCCGCCTGCTGGCAGCCGGGCACCGGAACAAGGTGATCGCCGAGAAGATGTTCCTCTCCGAGTTCACCGTGAAGTCGCACCTGCGCAACATCAACGCCAAGCTCGGCGCCCAGGGGCGCACCGAGGCCGTGGCGATTGCGCGGGCGCGGGGATTGCTGGATTGA